Genomic segment of Brachyhypopomus gauderio isolate BG-103 chromosome 10, BGAUD_0.2, whole genome shotgun sequence:
AAATACAGCAAGCACAAAAGCCCACAGGTGAGTTGGAGATGCTCTCAGAGGTGTGTTCCTGGGCTGCATTAAACGGACAGTAACTGCTTTAATAGGCCAAGTTAACCTGGCCTTTATCAGTGCTTGACTGAAGTTCACGCCTCGCTAAAGAAGTGGGTGGCAGGTTGTTTGTACAGACCCGTAAGCCGAGCTGTCCTCTCCAGGTGCGAGGGGCGTTCTTTGAGCTGGTGGCGGGTCTGTGTGAGCTCACCCCTCCGGTGCTGCAGACAGAGGCACcgcgtgtgtgttctgctgtgctCCTCAGTATCGACGACACTGACCCTGTGGTCCTGCCTCCACTCTGGGAGGCCGTCCTACACGTTCTCTCCAGCGTACAGGTGAGCAGCCGGGCGCCCTACTCCCGTCTCTGCGTGACTGGGGCTTTCTTCTGCATTCAGGGTGACATGACGTTCTCTAGCCCCGTCCCCAGGAAGATACAGTAGCACTTCCCACGTGTGTGGCATTTTGGAAATGTCCAGAgaacatgattttttttttggtgaataataataaatgaaaaatTTAAATGCCGCTGAACGCAACattcatacactatattgccaaaagtattcgctcacccatccaaatgatcgtaATCAGGTGTTCGTCACTTCcgtggccacaggtgtataaaattaagcacctaggcatgcagactgtttttacaaacatttgtgaaagaatgggtttgGGAACAACAGCTACACAGCCTCAAAGTGGcgggccacgtaaactgacggagcggggtcagcggatgttAAAAACACATAATACGAAGAGATCACCAACTTTATGCAGAGTCAATcattacagacatccaaacttcatgcagccttcagattagctcaataACAGTGCGTAGAGAGCTTCATCggatgggtttccatggtcgtgACCaccttggggggggggtgaatttCACAGCGTTTATTACACACCTGCCCtagaccttcacacacacacacacacatgctacatCTCTCCTTGGTTTAATGGAGCGATATACTAAGAGCACCTCTGTACCTGCGCGTCCTCCTGTTGTCGTGTGTCCCGCAGGACTGCTGGTCTCACGTGAACGCCAGGAAGGGCGTGCTCCCCAAGCTGTGGGCGGTGCTTGCcgagggggggcggggcctggccACAGCCCTGCACCCCAACATGCTACCCTTCCTCAGCAAACTACCCGCAGAGGTCACGGAGCCCAAACTCCACTTCTACACCACGTTCTTCTCCTCCATCATACAAGGGTAATGCGCTTGTGTCACTGTAGAAACTGTCGCTATGTCTGCCTTACCCGAGTTGCCTTCTCTCTGATGAAATGCGTCTTGTTGCCTTACGGTGTCTGTGACCCTCTGTCCCCGCGTGATGTCTGTCCCAGTCTGACCAGCGAGCGAGCACTGGCCAGCCCCTCTGAGTCCGCAGCCATCGTCTTTGCCACCATGGAGTGCCTGCGCTTCGTTCTGCTTCAGAGCGTggcagagggggcggggcaggaggcggagcagagtgaaggagagggggcggggcaggaggcggagcagagtgaaggagagggggcggggcagaagGCCTTGCAGACTGCTCTACTCTCTGAGCAGGTGAGTGCCCGTCTGACTGTGTGTGACTGCAACGCTGCTGATTGGCTGCCTTTGTAAAATTGTATTATTTGCTGTTTGAGACTTGACTACAGTCCAAGCTTTCTTTGTATATTCTATAGATATACCCTGCtagttttatcttattaacGATATACATTCATACAAACTATCTCAATTCTGATAcatcatttattcatttattagtGCCTTTTAAATGCATTCAATGTGGGATTTACAGGAAAAGTTTTCTATGTTTTCCATTAAGTTGATCTCTTTGGTTACTTCTATCCAATAATCTGCAGTTGGGCATTCTTGTTGTAACCATTTCTTAGTCATAGCGCCTTCACCAGTGTCTGAAAGCTCAGTCCTTAAGTATTCTTCTGTTTTCCTATGTCAGGGTTAACTCAACTCAAGTAGAGTAGTGAATGAACACATGAATAAGTGTGGTGGAGCTTGCTTCACATCTACTCAAAGCTCAGTCGTTAAGTATTCTTCTGTTTTCCTATGTCAGGGTTAACTCAACTCAAGTAGAGTAGTGAATGAACACATGAATAAGTGTGGTGGAGCTTCACATCTACTCAAGCCTTTTTCATAGTTGGATATTCTCAAATGTGATGGTCATTTATATCTTGGCATCCACAGTTCTTTCAACATATTgactgtgtgtaggtgtaataAAAAGTcttattatattgtattatacaGTATTTTACCAACAGGGCATCTTTCATTTCTTCCACTTccatgcttgtgtgtgcatttccactaaaatctccacacacacacacacacacacacatacagctgaTCTTGTTTCGTCTGTAATTACTACATTTGTTCGCCGTACTTTTGAGTGTTTATTCATTCAGTCCTTCTAGACCTTAGAAAGAATTTTTACAGCACACTTTGTCTTTATATGTGATAAATAATTCCACTAGCTCAGTTTGTCCCAAGACTCCTCATTCTGCTCTAAATCTGAAGCTGTCTGTATAAATGTTGGTTCTCTAATAGAAATTGTTCaccaaatatttttttttgtgttggcCTATGAAAATGTGTTGACCATTGAGAATTGGGTTCTTTTATCCATAATTGATGTATAAATGTGACCGTCTTTGATTAATACTGATTCAGGACTGTAAATTCCACCCTCTGACTTGCCATGTTGGTGTAACTGATGTAGCTCTATTGGTGTAACTGATGTAGCTCTATTGGTGTAACTGATGTAGCTCTATTGGTGTAAATGATGTAGCTCTATTGGTGTAAATGATGTAGCTCTATTGGTGTAACTGATGTAGCTCTATTGGTGTAACTGATGTAGCTCTATTGGTGTAACTGATGTAGCTCTATTGGTGTAAATGATGTAGCTCTATTGGTGTAAATGATGTAGCTCTATTGGTGTAAATGATGTAGCTCTATTGGTGTAAATGATGTAGCTCTATTGGTGTAACTGATGTAGCTCTATTGGTGTAACTGATGTAGCTCTATTGGTGTAACTGATGTAGCTCTTTTGGTGTAACTGATGTAGCTCTATTGGTGTAACTGATGTAGCTCTATTGGTGTAACTGATGTAGCTCTATTGGTGTAACTGAAAGAGGGAGGAAGTTTCAGCCTTTTTCAGTTCCCAGTTGCATTGCAGAACAAGATGGTTGATTCTTCCTGCACCATTCTACTGTAAATCCACTGCGACCTGGTGACTTATTTGTAATTAATGTACCAATTGCAGCCTTAATCTCTTCCACAGTTCTGGCTGTATTCATTGCTTTGTTTGGTTTTTCAACACTGCTAAAAGCTTCTTGCCTTTCATAATTTTCTGAGTGTGGCTATATGGATATGGAGTGCTGGTCTAATATCTAGCAATGTCTTATTTTAAGATCATTCTTTTGAAATATTGACCCATGCAGGAGATTTTAGGTCTTTTCACTTGCGCATTTCAACATCGCTGTTCATTTACTTGAAGTGGCTTTGTATTGATTTGGACTAGTAGGCCATTGCTCTTTCTCTGTCCTTTTAAGTAAAACCATTACAAAAGGGTAAATGTCCCTGAAAGAGCCCCTCTGTTTGTGCCGTCTTCTTTTGACCTTTCCTCTCGCAGCTCCTGCCTCTGATGGACGACGCCCTGGGCCGCCCGGCGCTGCAGAACGGGCCTCTGTTCCTTCAGGTCACCGAGATGTTGGTCTCCTGGGAGAAGCGGATCAGCGGGGAGGAGGCGGCCGCCTTCCAGAGGCTCCTGGCTGAGTTCTGGGAGGGGCTGGGCAGCTTGTGCGTGCGGCACGTGTCCCgcgaggaggcggagcctgtgGCCCTGCAGGGCATCGCCTCCCTGCTGCAGGTCATGCACGACCCGGACAACCGCGCCCCAAAGCAGGCCAAGAGGAAGAAGGCGCTGAAGGTCTGTTTCACGGAGCCGGAGAGCACGGGCCGAGGGGAGCGTCCTTCCGGCGGAGGTCCGGTGGAGGAGCCCTGGGACGGGCAGGGCGGGCGGGACCGGCCGCTGCTGAACGCACGCCTGCTGGAGCTGGTGTGCCGACTGGCCCGGTTGAACATGGTGTACGTGTGCGAGAGCGACTCGGAGGGGCACCTGCGCTTCCTGGCCCTCCTGCTCCAGAGCTTCACGGAGCCGCAGGTGTTCGGGGTCCTCCTGGGCCCCGAGGAGGGGAAGGGGGAGCCGGAGTCGCAGCTGGGCCACAATCCCGCCGTACGCTTCCTCCTGGAGAGGGTGGCGGTGTGGCTGAGACGGGAGGACAGGACGGACACGGGTTTCCTGGTGGACATGGTGTTCAGTGGCCTGCAGTGCTGCAGCTCGAAGACGGAGCACACCCTCGTCCTCAACCACATCACCGTAAGACTCCCCGTTACGGTTTCTGTCTCGCCCAGTGCGGTTTTTCCCCCCACTGTGCATGCGTTTGATGGCCTCTACCCCTCTTTCTCACCCGTGTTCCTCACAGATGGACCTGAGATGGGGCGTTCTTCTGCAGATCGTTCAGAAGGTGCGTTGGCCGGCCAGAGCGGAGTTGGTGGTGTTGTAATGTGGAGGAGAAACGGAGCTTTCAGTTTCCTTCTTGGCTTCTCTCGTGGTGTCAGGCGTGTGCGGACCCTGGCCGTCTGGAGGCGTGTGCGGGCTGGTTGAGGGGCCCGGTTCTGGGTGAGCGCCTGGTGGGGCTGGCGAGCGAGCTGTGTGCCGGGGGGCTGGAGGCCCGTCCCTCTGCGTCCTCCAGTCACAGCTGGTCTCTGGTCAGCCTGGCGCTGTCCCAACAGCACGACGACGGTAAACggcgctcacgcacacacacacacacacacacacacacacacacacacacacacacacacacgcacgtgtccTGTTTGTTTTACACTGACTAGTCATTTTTCATCGTCATTTCGCAAACAAATGTTCAGGATGTTAACGTGCTACAATCCGTGTTAAATCTGCCACGTGGCTCGCGGATTGTTCTGGGACCCAAACCAGTAAAGAGTGAACCGGTTCGGTCACTCACGCCACCGGTCGTGTCCCCCCGCAGAGCCGCTGATCGGAAAGGCATACGTGGACCGCATCGTGAGGCACCTGCACGCCACGCTGTCGGAGGCGAAAGGCATGTCCGACGCCGGCAACGTGGAGCCCCTCGTGTCCTTCATCTCCGACGTGGCTTCCAACTTCTTCTCCTCGGTGAAGGGCTGTCTGCTTCTGCCTGCTGCCGTAGACCTGCTGCTCACCACCTTCCAGCTGTGTGCTCAGGACCCCGCACACCCCCTCCTCTCAGGTGCCTCCCTGCTCCGTGCGGGACCTCCCTGCTCCGTGCGGGACCTTTTCCGTTCGTTTTTAGGTAATATTTGTATATTGGTAATGCTGAATGATttatacattgtgtgtgtgtgtgtgtgtgtgtgtgtgtgtgtgtgtgtgtaccagatgCTCTGATTCAAAAACTGAAGTGTGCGTACACATCAGGCGTGCGCTCGCTGGTCACCCATCTGGGAGCAGGGCTTACGAAGGGGACGTTCCTCCACAGGGCTGCAGTCTGGGTGAAGAGCCAGATTCTCACCTCCCCCCTCAGTGTACAGAGGTACCGCAGCATTGGGATTACAGCCTTGCACTATAGAGGGATAGTGATTCTCAGAACCAATTCTTTTCCTGTCCTCAGAAAACGGACCTATTTCTAAAACAAAAtggaagaaaagaaacaaacctTTGTTGTAATGTAGACAAGTTCACTGTTTTGTGATGTAATGTGGGCACGGTGATCTCGGAGTAGTGCGCTGGCATCGTGGGTAGTGTGGCCTGGGTCTCCATGGCACGGGGGGGGGGACGGACGGACGATGACTTGACCAGACTTGAAAGTACTGCCTAACGGTTCTCTTGACGGCTCCACCAGCTCCAGCTTTGATGGTGACTGCAGTGATCTGAATGACTCTGTTCAACGTGCAGTGATGCTAGTGATGCTGTGCGTGTTGGCTGTAGTCTGCAGGTTCTGGTCCAGGCGGTGCAGAGCGTGACGGACACACTGGCTACAGCCTCCAGGAGCAGCAGCGTGCTGGCCCAGTTCATCAGCTGCCTCACTCCCACGCCCCAGGAGTGGATGAGCCTCAGACAAGCCCTGCCCCCTCAGGTGCTCAGCCAATCGTATGCTCACTCATGCTCTTCTGACACATTTTCCAGCCAATTGCCGTCACTTTTCATGCGGTTTCCACTGGTCTGGCTAGCAGGAACGTGGTCTTCACAACAGCTTTTTCAGCTCAGTCCAGGAAGAAAATCCTTTTCTGATGATAGATTATATGAAATGAGTCAGGCTAGCTGCCCATTGGCTAGCTCACAGTCCTGGACTCAGCTTGGCTGAGTTCTGTTCCACTGCAGCCAGTAATCAGTTGgtgttattttatttacttattcatTTTTAATTATTACTCAGGCTTGcgtgtttctctccctctcctgggCATTATCCAGCTGTGAGATTCATGAATATTTAGGCCTAAACACTAATAGCAAAATTTGTTTTCTCCTCCGCTCAAACGATGCGTCTGAAATGCAGTGGATGAGGCGTCCCTTGCTGGCTGGGCCCCTCCGAGTGAGCGGGGAGTGTCCTAGCGTGGAGGCGTGGAGGGTCAGGACCTCTGACAGGCTTCCTGCTCACCTGTGTGCCAGCGCCCTGCTGGGGAGGATCATCTTCACTGCAGTACCAGCTGACGAACAGCAGGAGGAGACAGAGGCCTCGGAGCCCCGTGATCTCGGACATACGAGTGAGGCGTAGCACTAATGCATCACGCATTCAAAACGAGAGAAATCCTCGTCAACAAATAGGAGAATGAATAATGTGGATCTAATGAATGAAGAGATGCTAATGAATGAGAATTTGATCATGAAAGCAGATGCAAATTATTGTTTAATGCTATTGTTTGATTGGTTTAAGACAAACCCAGCTCTTGTCTATGTGTACCCCTGTTGTTTATTTAGACTAGATGAAGCCAGTTGTACAAGCTCACATGAGGGCTGTCTGTAGACAACGATCCCTTGCTGGTAGTTTAAGCTGAATCTATTCCAGTTGCAGAGATCCTCTGCGCTCTGCAGTGGTGTGAGGAGATGGAGCAATACTCCGTCATGGCGGCTGAATACCACAAACTGCTCCAAGAGTGGAACTTCTCTGAAGGCCTGTACAGCCCATCAGCAGCTGGGGTTCTGGACACGCTCTTCACGAGGTGAACGTGCTCGCCTGCTCCCACGTTCTAATCTGCTCCATTTGCACAACGTTGGTAGTTTTCTAATGAGTCTGTCCACAGTTACTAATGTCCGTGTTTCGATGCACATATGCAGGGTCTTGATTGTAGATCTCCTAGATTTTATTTTAACAAGGGTAATTAATCCAAGAGCTTTAATCTGGATGGGTCTCAGGTCGCAGGAGGACGGTGCGCTCTGGTCACTGACGCTGGGAACCTACATTCAGAAGGGCAGGCCAGCTGGCTCCATCATTAAGGGTCTCTATGGTAATGTGGAGAGGTAAGGGAAGCCTCACACAAAAGAGCATCACTGTAGATACGGCGGAGAGAGTGTAacctatccctaaccctaaaccccatccttaaccctagccctaaccctaaaccccatccttaaccctatccctaaccctaaaccctgtacttaaccctatccctaaccctaaaccccgTCCTTAACGctatccctaaccctaaaccctgtacttaaccctaaccctaaaccctgtacttaaccctagccctaaccctaaaccctgtacttaaccctatccctaaccctaaaccccatccttaaccctagccctaaccctaaaccccatccttaaccctagccctaaccctaaaccccatCCTTAACCccagccctaaccctaaaccccatccttaaccctagccctaaccctaaaccccatccttaaccctagccctaaccctaaatcCTATActtaaccctagccctaaccctaaaccccatccttaaccctagccctaaccctaaaccctatacttaaccctagccctaaccctaaactcCATActtaaccctagccctaaccctaaaccccatccttaaccctagccctaaccctaaaccccatCCTTAACCCTAACGTCATCGTCTGTCTGTCAGGATACACCGGCGTTAAAGCTGTTGGCACTCCATCATGACCCCGCAAACACAGTGGAACGATCCAAAACCACGTTTCATCTCTgacacgctgtgtgtgtgtgtgtgtgtgtgtgtctcaagtTTCTACCCTCTCTCAGAACACGCTGTGAGCACCATTCAGGTGCTGTGTCCCTGGATGGACACTGTAGAGAGAGAAGAGCTCATCGCTTTGTCTGTGGCTGACCTGCTCAACTGGCAGGAGACGGAGAAGGACTACGGCCACAGTGAGtcaggtcccccccccccccccccccccccccaacactccccctctccctacccCCTCATGCTCAATCGCACCCCCCCCACACTACTGGTGATGTGGTGTTGTTTAGACCACAGTCCTGTTGAGCTGTGTTTAAGAGAGGAGTCGCGTGGTTTTGATTGcaggtgtgtgggcgtgtctggcTGTGCTGAACTGCTGTCTGCAAGCTGCAACTCCTGTTGATGAAGAGATTCTGCTCGCGATCATAGCCACCATGCTGGAGTTCCGCACCAGCAGAGAGGAGTGGTTCCTGtttagcaggtgtgtgtgtgtgtgtgtgtgtgtgtgtgtatagctgTGTATagttaaaagtgtgtgtgcatgctccaGAATTCATCTTTTGAATTCATTTTCAGTTTAGTGAGTGTTATTTTTTTAGTGATCAGTTTCTTTCTAGACCTGATGCACGTGACAGTAAGTCTGTCAGTCTGTAAGACGTGAGTGAAACTGCAGATCCCTTTATGATCTGAGCCTGCGTCTGCCCCTCAGGGACCTGGGGCAGGTGTCTGCCACAGAGCTCGCCCTGCCTGTGGAGATGATGCGTTTCCTGTGCAGGCTGGTGCGGTCGTCTCCCACGGTCCTGGGTAGCACACACTGGGACTTCCTGCTCTGCTCCATGCTGGCTTGGCTAGAGGTGAGATGATCTTAGCAGTCTAACAAAGTTAGTAATGTGTTCTAATGTGTTTAAGCTCATTTGTTTAAGGCATTACTAGAATCTgtccatgtgtatgtgtgtttttattcTGTCCATAGACCGCCAACGAAAACACTGGGTCTTTCTGGAATCCCTGGGTGCAGCAGTTTGTATGCGCCA
This window contains:
- the ltn1 gene encoding E3 ubiquitin-protein ligase listerin; protein product: MGGKNKQRTKGNVRPSNSGRAADVLARERGGVPGFVGFGISSPNDAGYVPAVHGAEEIDNLVDADFRLVLRKLSKRDAVTKLKAVQEFGAMCEERDPDIVRGVLPYWPRIYCKISVDHDRRVREAAQQAFEQLIVKVKRSLAPYLKGIMAHWLLAQCDTHSPAASAAHAAFQAAFPPSKQPEALSFCKDEVLNVLQDNLLKESADTLSDPQSVPAEEREAKYVRLLTSSLLALKRLLTALPQPDRETLTQRLSHIVSQGKFWKYSKHKSPQVRGAFFELVAGLCELTPPVLQTEAPRVCSAVLLSIDDTDPVVLPPLWEAVLHVLSSVQDCWSHVNARKGVLPKLWAVLAEGGRGLATALHPNMLPFLSKLPAEVTEPKLHFYTTFFSSIIQGLTSERALASPSESAAIVFATMECLRFVLLQSVAEGAGQEAEQSEGEGAGQEAEQSEGEGAGQKALQTALLSEQLLPLMDDALGRPALQNGPLFLQVTEMLVSWEKRISGEEAAAFQRLLAEFWEGLGSLCVRHVSREEAEPVALQGIASLLQVMHDPDNRAPKQAKRKKALKVCFTEPESTGRGERPSGGGPVEEPWDGQGGRDRPLLNARLLELVCRLARLNMVYVCESDSEGHLRFLALLLQSFTEPQVFGVLLGPEEGKGEPESQLGHNPAVRFLLERVAVWLRREDRTDTGFLVDMVFSGLQCCSSKTEHTLVLNHITMDLRWGVLLQIVQKACADPGRLEACAGWLRGPVLGERLVGLASELCAGGLEARPSASSSHSWSLVSLALSQQHDDEPLIGKAYVDRIVRHLHATLSEAKGMSDAGNVEPLVSFISDVASNFFSSVKGCLLLPAAVDLLLTTFQLCAQDPAHPLLSDALIQKLKCAYTSGVRSLVTHLGAGLTKGTFLHRAAVWVKSQILTSPLSVQSLQVLVQAVQSVTDTLATASRSSSVLAQFISCLTPTPQEWMSLRQALPPQWMRRPLLAGPLRVSGECPSVEAWRVRTSDRLPAHLCASALLGRIIFTAVPADEQQEETEASEPRDLGHTIAEILCALQWCEEMEQYSVMAAEYHKLLQEWNFSEGLYSPSAAGVLDTLFTRSQEDGALWSLTLGTYIQKGRPAGSIIKGLYGNVESFYPLSEHAVSTIQVLCPWMDTVEREELIALSVADLLNWQETEKDYGHSVWACLAVLNCCLQAATPVDEEILLAIIATMLEFRTSREEWFLFSRDLGQVSATELALPVEMMRFLCRLVRSSPTVLGSTHWDFLLCSMLAWLETANENTGSFWNPWVQQFVCANCELIVTLTEFFTAPPAGVVEQLPPELSSEWQEFFVEGVHSLLLPLLVSIPGKFPDPDDLLFPLAVVTSVGEALVHVPVRLLTHNKLPARFVADQRSGLPETLQTLLNTLAPLLLAKARPLQLTVYHMLHKVMPLLPESDCESDNAKCDDDDEEEEPSLSPPAAIMSVVSGAAELLEGVLGSVQVGECAVVVPLSTEHCCILGYLLAWKLLLAFFKAAPSQLRVRYSLHLKKSRCLHNLLLHLFRLMPENPSLPGQPAEAAGKEPKSFFTEDSTLSLRQNEGLRFEVPHLACSVYYAALKDLPAMVRLWWNSQEKRVFSAVDKFTSKYVTGVLSAQEIASVQSSTQTFQSMTVKARSATREVIATYSVDDIFIELVIQLPQNYPLGSISVESGRRVGVAVQQWRNWMLQLSTYLTHQNGSIMEGLSLWKNNVDKRFEGVEDCMICFSVIHGSNYSLPKKACRTCKKRFHSACLYKWFTSSNKSTCPLCRETFF